In Ascaphus truei isolate aAscTru1 chromosome 2, aAscTru1.hap1, whole genome shotgun sequence, the genomic stretch TATGCctcaccttgtggtcatagcgtctTTTGTTGCttgcatttaattgcgccgccgtCTTTtccgccaatttataggcctgctgtagaCTGTCTTGTAGTCTTTGTGCATATCagaaatgcgtcctgttggataccccatcggtagatatccgcagtcgcacatccacgggcagtctagcttcccttccaaacatcaaGAAGTATGGAGTATACCCGGTAGACTcgtggcgagtacagttatatttatttatttataaaatattttaccaggaagtaatacattgagagttacctctcgttttcaagtatgtcctgggcacagagtaaaacaaataatacatggttacaagtacagttgcataaatgaacagggtatacattatatacaagacattgcgtgcacagttaaagataatatattataagcgtatgtaacagttacagaccagattaaaatgtgagagccttagttttgaaagaacttaaactggtggtggatgcgagagtctccggtaggttgttccagttttggggtgcatggtaagagaatgTATAATTACCCCCTCTAACCCCCTTCTCCTGTACACATTAATAGGGCATGGGGAGGCGTGGGCTAATGggcatggggaaggagggggtcaaGAGGCATGGGTGGGTGAGAGCCGAGAGAAatacaggggaggagagaaaggggttgagtcgtggtggaagggaaggggtaagaggcatggcagaggggaagtggttaatATAGAGGGGTGAGATTACCAGCAGGAGGATTCCTTATAGCTGCAGCATGTGAAAGTCGAGTAGCTCCCCGACTCGATCCCACTCCACTGTCTCTAACAGACCCACACTCAGTCCTCACTCTGACACAGTCCCcacccccatgcctctctgccagaCGCACCCCCACTCTGCAGCTGCTGATAGGAATGCCATGGTAACAAGTAAGGCAAGTATTGCGTTACCCTCCATTTTTATTACAGCAGTATTACTATGCTactggtatattgcccaaccctacttTGAACAATCACATATTTTATCTCATGTATGAATCCTCATGTGTGTAATGAGGCTGATcctctgtgaaaagctttccccacactatgtactgtcgcggccgagtttatttgagcatttgcccggtctcggccgtgacagtaaccgggcgcgcgccggggtgtgcCGGGCGCGCCGGtgtgtgccgggcgcgcgccaaagcctcggaggagcgccctccgatcggggctttccccctcccctctccgggtccgccgggtcccccggaaccccccaccgccgtcccccacatcgcgggacaccagggctccctcggggagccctggacgcgcgttcagggggcgcaggcacccgatgacgcgtgaccgcgcatcagtgacgcgcggcacgccgaggggatgcggctagcaagccgggacatctcccggcttgaTGTACTAGCCGTGTTCAGATTAAACGTGTCGCCTCTGTACATGGAAATGGTTTCTCCCGTGTATGAatcctgtggtgggtgaggaggtggctcatttgagaaaagcttttcccacactccacATGTGAAtcatttctctcctgtatgagtccTCTGGAGTCTGAGGAGACCCTGCACaactgtgaattgtttcccacactctgtacatgtgaatggttttcccctgtatgaatccgctcatggttgaggagctCTGCCTTTGTAGAAAAGcatttactacactctgtacatgtgaatggtttctcccctgtatgagtcatctggtgtctgaggaggtggctctttttactaaattgtttcccacactctgaacatgtgaagggtttctcccctgtatgaatccactCATGGATGAGGAGCTGTGTCTTccaagaaaagcttttactacactctgtacatgtgaatggtttctcccctgtatgaatccgctcatggatgaGGAGCTGTGTCTTccaagaaaagcttttactacactctgtacatgtgaatggtttctcccctgtatgaatccgctcatggatgaGGAGCTGTGTCTTccaagaaaagcttttactacactctgtacatgtgaatggtttctctccagtatgagtcatctggtgactGAGAAGGTGgctcttagtactgaattgtttcccacactgtacatgtgaatggtttttctcctgtatgagtcatttGGTGTATGAGGACACGGCTCTTAATactaaattgtttcccacactctgtacatgtgaatggtttttctcctgtatgaatccgctcatggttgaggagctctgtcttctgagaaaagcttttactacacactgtacatgtgaatggtttctcccctgtatgagtcatctggtgactgaggaggttgctcttagtattgaattgtttcccacacactgtacatgtgaatggtttctcccctgtatgaagcCGCTCATGTTTGAGGAGGGTCCTCTTGGTACTtaactgtttcccacacactgtacaagtaAAAAGAGTCACTGATGTCTGGATCATCTGGTGTGGAAGAAGTTTCCCCTGCACTGAGAAACCGCTCCCACcatctgtacatgtaaaggtttgctCCCTAGTGGGGACACGAAGGTGTGTGAGCAAGTTCCTGTCCAGTGAGAAGAttttgccacactgacaacagagaaaaggctgagcaccacagcttcttcttaaatctctcgcataccttttgctggacctatatttagagtccgtctctgctgtgtgctgtacaaggactgtaaattcaccatcatgtggcacttgaagttaaaaggggcctgTAAAAGTGTATATACCAAAAAGATTTGGGAAAATGTATCCATTTTCACAGCAAGAGGTCAAATTTTGGGAAGCCAGCCCCAAGGTGGATGCTGCTATATCTAGAATAGCAAGGAAGACCACAATTCCAATAGAAGAGTCTGCAACCTTAAAAAACACCATGGATAGGAAAATGGATTACGTATTAAAAAAGGCATATGTCACAGCGGGGACAGCCTGTAAGccagccatagcaactacatCTGCGGCAAGGGCAATGCGTGTCTGGATTGCCAACATAGAGGAGGCACTAGACAAAGATGTAAAAAGAAGTTCTATCCAAAAGGCACTGTCTGAAGTAAAGTGGGCGACAGACTACATAGCGGAGGCTTCTTTGGATGCGGTCAGATTAGCATCTAGATCTATGGCCTTAGCAGTGTCAGCAAGAAGGGTGTTATGGCTAAGACAATGAATGGCAGACGCAGCATCAAAGAATAGCCTATGCGGATTACCTTTTGAAGGAGAATTCCTTTTTGGCAACAAGTTGGATGCTATAATAAcgaaagcatcaggaggtaagagcaGCTTTTTGCCACAGGAAAACAGGAACAGAAGATTCAGTTTTCAGCAATCTGATAGAAATCAGTACAAAGAGGCAAAAGCATATAGACCTGGCAGATCATCTTCAAGGCAAACAACATGGAGAGGCGGTCTGAACCGGCTTTTTCGAGGcgccagaggaagaggatcatttGCCAAGAACAAATTCGCATGAAGGTCAAAGGGCCCAGCAGTTGCCAGTGGGAGGAAGACTGAcgcagttttctgcaacatgggcccaaacaatacaggacaaatGGGTATTGGAAACCATTCGTCAGGGATACAGCATAGAGTTCAAAgaaatgccaagaagaaatatgtGCCTAACAACAAGGGTACAGACCAAGGCAAAAAGAAGGCAAATGAATTCAGTTTAAAAAAAGTTactacaagcagaagtaataacgaaggtacctcaggaagacagaggaGGTGGAATTTATTCCACAATATTCCTAGTACAAAAGTCTTCAGgagattacagagcaatcctagacctgaGAAAGGTAAATACAttcttgaaaataagaaaattcaagatggtgtctTTGAACCTGATCATTCAGGAGGTataaccaggagactggatggtatcGATAGATTTAAGGGACACTTACCTACACGTGCCCATATCAAGGAGACatcaaagattcctaaggttCGCAGCCGTGCCATTCGGTCTGGCAACCTCTCTAAGGACATTTACAAAAGTTCAAACCCCACCAGTGGCAGAAATGTGAAaaagaggggtagaaatatacccatacctggacgacatcttgGTAAAATCAAAAAGTCAGAAGAAATTAGAACAAGACCAGAAGATGGTCATAACCTTCTTGGAACaacacggttggttaataaacagagacaagagtcACCTAACACCCACTCAACTGCTAAAGTTTTTGGGAGTGGCATTCAACACGGCAAAAGGAGAGGTGACGTTGCCAAACACACGAAGGCAAGACATAGCATTGCAAGTGAGGAAGCTCAGGAAAGCAACCAgaacttcagcagaagaatgcatgaagcttctagggaaattcgcttcaacactAAGCGTCATAAAATGGGCAGTGCTTCATATGAGAccgttacaattttttttttacaacaatggaacgggaaCCACAAGGatacaagacaaagaatcttgttacaaccacacacaaaaaaagaattaaagtggtgggaagatacccgaaatcTGGGGAAAGGACGAACACTACACCCAGTACAGTGGGAAAGAATCACAACAGGTGCGAGCAACGCAGGTTCTGGTGTCCAAATGGGAGAAACactggtgcaaggaacctggacaaaccaggaacAGCGCCTCCCATCAAATTTGCTGAaactaaaagcagtacaaagggctTTGGATGCATTCCAAGACCAAATAAGAGATGGCAATATAAAGATACAGTCAGACAACCGGTAGGTTGTAaagtatatagccaaacaagtgggaaccaggagcagaaagctgatgaacctcacagcagaaatcctctcttgggcagagggcCACTTATCAGAGATCACAGCC encodes the following:
- the LOC142488312 gene encoding uncharacterized protein LOC142488312 yields the protein MTHTGEKPFTCTECSKSFSWKTQLLIHERIHTGEKPFTCTECSKSFSWKTQLLIHERIHTGEKPFTCTECSKSFSWKTQLLIHEWIHTGEKPFTCSECGKQFSKKSHLLRHQMTHTGEKPFTCTECSKCFSTKAELLNHERIHTGENHSHVQSVGNNSQLCRVSSDSRGLIQERNDSHVECGKSFSQMSHLLTHHRIHTREKPFPCTEATRLI